A portion of the Granulosicoccus antarcticus IMCC3135 genome contains these proteins:
- a CDS encoding NAD-dependent succinate-semialdehyde dehydrogenase, giving the protein MRLERTDMKTDLFIGGAWLAASGGNRIDVINPSTEEKLTAVADATVEDGLKAVDAAADAAADWAQTSPRHRADILRKCYDLMMRDKEFYARLISLENGKSLNDSRGEVGYAAEFFRWYSEEAVRIIGDFAIAPSGTNRMLVQHQPVGIALLVTPWNFPAAMATRKIGPALAAGCTCVLKPATETPLTAYAIAALMAEAGVPDGVVNVITTSSSGKVVSAIMDDPRVRKISFTGSTEVGRILLKKASESVMNCSMELGGNAPYIVFDDADLNKAVDGLMIAKMRNGGEACTAANRIYVQSGVYEAFAKKLNDRMGAMRLGAGESEDTECGPMINADAVERINELVQDAVEKGAELMLGGQKEKRQGYFYPPTIIVNTPSDAKCLHEEIFGPVVPLVSFDTEEQAIAAANNTEYGLVAYVYTQDLAQGLRVCEQIEAGMVGLNRGLVSDPAAPFGGTKQSGLGREGGHEGMLEYLEKKYIAVDW; this is encoded by the coding sequence ATGCGACTCGAGAGAACAGACATGAAGACGGACCTGTTTATCGGAGGGGCTTGGTTAGCAGCTTCGGGTGGAAACCGTATCGACGTGATCAATCCATCCACTGAGGAGAAACTGACGGCAGTGGCTGACGCTACAGTCGAGGATGGCCTGAAGGCCGTTGATGCAGCAGCAGATGCAGCAGCAGACTGGGCGCAAACCAGTCCCCGACATCGAGCAGATATTCTGCGCAAATGCTACGACTTGATGATGCGCGACAAAGAGTTCTACGCAAGGCTTATTTCACTTGAGAACGGCAAGTCACTCAATGACTCGCGTGGTGAAGTCGGTTATGCCGCCGAGTTTTTCCGCTGGTACTCTGAAGAAGCGGTTCGCATCATTGGTGACTTTGCAATCGCACCCAGCGGCACAAATCGCATGCTAGTGCAGCATCAGCCAGTTGGTATCGCGCTGTTAGTGACGCCATGGAATTTTCCAGCAGCTATGGCCACACGCAAAATCGGTCCTGCATTGGCTGCAGGGTGCACATGCGTGTTGAAGCCTGCGACCGAAACACCGCTAACCGCCTATGCAATCGCTGCGTTAATGGCCGAAGCGGGGGTGCCCGATGGTGTCGTCAACGTCATCACGACCTCGAGCTCTGGAAAGGTGGTCAGCGCCATTATGGATGATCCGCGTGTACGAAAAATTTCTTTTACAGGCTCCACAGAAGTGGGCCGTATCCTTCTCAAGAAAGCGTCCGAGTCAGTGATGAACTGCTCGATGGAACTGGGTGGGAACGCACCCTATATTGTATTCGATGATGCCGATCTGAATAAGGCTGTCGATGGCTTGATGATCGCCAAAATGCGTAACGGTGGCGAGGCCTGCACAGCGGCCAATCGCATCTATGTGCAAAGTGGTGTGTATGAAGCTTTCGCCAAAAAGCTCAACGATAGAATGGGCGCAATGAGACTGGGCGCTGGTGAGAGTGAGGATACTGAATGCGGTCCAATGATCAATGCCGATGCAGTCGAGCGGATTAACGAGCTCGTCCAGGATGCAGTTGAAAAAGGCGCTGAACTGATGCTGGGCGGGCAGAAAGAGAAGCGGCAAGGTTACTTCTACCCACCAACTATTATTGTGAATACCCCTAGCGACGCCAAGTGCCTGCATGAAGAGATCTTCGGACCTGTCGTGCCGCTTGTATCCTTTGATACAGAGGAGCAGGCAATCGCTGCTGCGAACAATACCGAGTATGGATTGGTAGCCTATGTGTACACTCAGGATCTTGCGCAGGGCTTAAGAGTCTGTGAACAAATAGAGGCTGGCATGGTAGGACTGAATCGCGGTTTAGTATCTGACCCAGCCGCGCCTTTCGGTGGGACCAAGCAAAGCGGGCTGGGCCGAGAGGGTGGTCACGAGGGCATGCTCGAGTATCTGGAAAAGAAATATATCGCGGTGGATTGGTAG
- the istB gene encoding IS21-like element helper ATPase IstB, producing MTTPLNSELQQRALALKLHGLLAHWDELSKDQIAWIPSLLQWEEVERTQRGLERRLSSAHIGRFKPLADFDWQWPEQCDKGAISELMNLEFIHETSNIILIGSNGLGKSTVAQNITHEAVMQGHTALYVNAAEMLGDLASQDGDNALRRRLRYYAHPSLLVIDELGYLSYGDRHADLLFEIVNRRYEKKPIIVTTNKPFSEWASMFPNNGSVVSIVDRLVHHSEILVIKGESYRVHEAKKRAASKKGTRAKVTRTPKPKGKDS from the coding sequence ATGACGACTCCATTAAATAGTGAATTACAACAACGCGCCCTGGCCTTGAAACTTCATGGCCTTCTAGCACATTGGGATGAACTCTCAAAGGATCAGATTGCCTGGATCCCCTCTTTGCTGCAGTGGGAAGAGGTAGAACGAACACAGCGCGGCCTTGAACGACGTCTAAGCAGCGCTCACATTGGGCGCTTCAAGCCACTGGCAGACTTCGACTGGCAATGGCCTGAACAATGCGACAAAGGCGCCATCTCGGAGCTGATGAATCTGGAGTTTATTCACGAGACAAGCAATATCATACTGATCGGTTCAAATGGCTTGGGCAAATCCACTGTGGCTCAAAACATCACGCATGAAGCGGTGATGCAAGGTCATACCGCGTTGTATGTCAATGCTGCCGAAATGCTTGGAGATCTGGCATCACAGGATGGTGATAACGCGTTGCGACGCCGGCTCAGATATTACGCTCACCCCTCATTGCTGGTCATTGATGAGTTGGGCTATCTGTCCTATGGCGATCGACATGCGGATCTTCTATTTGAGATCGTCAACCGTCGCTACGAGAAGAAGCCGATCATTGTTACTACCAACAAACCGTTTAGCGAATGGGCATCCATGTTCCCCAACAACGGCAGTGTGGTCTCCATTGTTGATCGACTGGTGCATCATTCAGAAATACTGGTGATCAAGGGTGAATCGTATCGAGTCCATGAGGCCAAAAAAAGAGCAGCTTCAAAGAAAGGGACCCGAGCCAAAGTGACAAGAACGCCCAAACCAAAAGGCAAAGACTCATGA
- a CDS encoding 3-hydroxyacyl-CoA dehydrogenase, with the protein MPRVGIVGVGLIGRAWANVFARAGWSVALWDANPQALAAAPALIRRSLDDLVPHGLVNDAAAAAENLRVGRSLQDTLNGADLVQESGPEQIDIKIAMYRELDSLADPATILASSTSALVASRFTSELPGRVRCLVAHPVNPPHVVPIVELCGAPWTSPDVMVRARQFYESVGQSAVEVRKEIDGFILNRMQSVLLAEAFRLIGEGYVSAADLDKTIKDGLGRRWAFMGPMETIELNAPNGIADYCARYSKMLHGLSESAVTADIWGPENCQRVADSWGERPTADHVLSKSAWRDERLGALAAHLNTAKAYGDE; encoded by the coding sequence ATGCCGAGAGTTGGAATCGTTGGTGTTGGATTGATAGGACGTGCTTGGGCAAACGTCTTTGCCCGCGCGGGTTGGTCGGTTGCTCTTTGGGACGCGAACCCACAAGCACTTGCCGCAGCACCAGCGCTTATCCGTCGATCACTCGATGACTTGGTGCCACATGGCCTGGTGAACGATGCTGCAGCGGCCGCTGAAAACCTGCGAGTCGGCAGATCCTTACAAGATACTTTGAATGGTGCTGACCTGGTGCAGGAAAGCGGACCCGAACAGATCGATATTAAAATTGCAATGTATCGGGAACTGGACTCCTTGGCTGACCCTGCAACAATTCTTGCCTCTTCCACATCCGCGCTAGTCGCCTCTCGCTTTACCAGCGAGCTGCCGGGCAGAGTCCGCTGCCTTGTCGCTCACCCAGTAAACCCACCGCATGTGGTGCCCATCGTAGAGCTGTGCGGTGCTCCGTGGACTAGCCCTGATGTCATGGTTCGCGCTCGGCAGTTCTACGAAAGTGTCGGTCAGTCCGCTGTAGAGGTTCGCAAAGAAATCGATGGATTCATACTTAACCGCATGCAGTCCGTGTTGCTGGCTGAGGCCTTTCGACTTATAGGAGAGGGCTACGTCAGTGCTGCCGATTTAGACAAAACTATAAAGGACGGGCTGGGTCGACGTTGGGCATTCATGGGACCGATGGAAACAATTGAGTTGAACGCACCGAATGGAATTGCCGACTATTGCGCACGTTACTCCAAGATGCTACATGGCCTATCTGAATCGGCTGTGACAGCTGATATCTGGGGGCCAGAAAATTGTCAACGCGTCGCAGACAGCTGGGGCGAAAGGCCTACTGCTGACCATGTGTTAAGCAAGAGCGCTTGGCGCGATGAGCGCTTAGGTGCGCTCGCTGCACATCTTAATACCGCAAAAGCCTACGGGGATGAATGA
- a CDS encoding PDDEXK nuclease domain-containing protein, with product MIFDKLIQQIDSIDQQARNDTARAVNVGLTLRNWAIGFYISYYELEGEDRATYGEHLIDSLASGLKQRQVKSCDRRQLYRYLDFFKRYPQIVGTLSPSLAAMLPADATIGSSDRMLQSVETASPLLQVPAEMLVARLSYSHFELLLALNDPLQRAFYEVECLRGGWSVRELKRQIGSVSYERTALSRDKEALRQHVKSLAETEKPELILRDPVVFEFLGIRAQDTMLESDLEHALLDKLEPFLLELGRGFCFEARQKRILIGGEYFFVDLVFYHRILKCHILVELRGRETINYTFQSPLHPALLRCLSVE from the coding sequence ATGATTTTCGACAAGCTGATTCAACAGATCGACTCCATTGATCAGCAAGCCAGAAACGATACTGCTCGCGCAGTGAATGTCGGGCTGACGCTTCGCAACTGGGCAATCGGCTTTTATATCAGTTACTACGAACTGGAGGGTGAGGATCGTGCAACCTATGGCGAACACCTGATTGATAGTCTTGCGAGCGGCCTTAAACAACGCCAAGTAAAAAGCTGCGATCGGCGACAATTGTATCGGTACCTCGACTTTTTCAAGCGCTATCCGCAGATTGTGGGGACACTGTCCCCATCATTGGCCGCGATGCTCCCTGCCGATGCGACAATCGGCTCATCTGACAGAATGTTGCAGAGTGTGGAGACAGCGTCCCCACTATTGCAGGTACCCGCTGAGATGTTGGTTGCCAGGCTCTCGTACAGCCACTTCGAATTGCTACTCGCACTGAACGACCCTCTCCAACGTGCATTTTACGAAGTGGAATGTCTGCGTGGGGGGTGGTCTGTTCGTGAGTTGAAGCGCCAGATCGGCAGTGTCAGCTATGAGCGGACTGCACTGTCCAGGGATAAAGAAGCGCTCAGACAACACGTCAAATCGCTTGCAGAAACTGAAAAACCGGAGCTGATACTGCGCGATCCAGTGGTATTTGAGTTCCTTGGCATTCGGGCTCAGGACACCATGCTTGAATCGGACCTTGAACATGCTCTGCTTGATAAGCTCGAACCATTCTTGCTGGAGCTTGGTCGAGGGTTTTGTTTTGAAGCACGACAGAAACGTATCCTGATAGGCGGTGAGTACTTTTTCGTCGACTTGGTTTTCTACCACCGAATACTCAAATGCCACATTTTGGTGGAACTAAGGGGTCGTGAAACAATTAACTATACTTTTCAGTCGCCCCTGCATCCTGCCCTTCTGCGTTGTTTGTCGGTTGAATAG
- a CDS encoding 3-keto-5-aminohexanoate cleavage protein yields MPTNKKKVIITCAVTGSIHTPSMSPHLPITGSEIATAAIEAAEAGAAIVHLHARNNETGEPDQSIEAYEPFLGVIKQATDAVLNLTTGGAMTMTVEERAKPAIKFKPEVASLNMGTMNFGLFPMLDRYKDFKHQWEIDYLEGSRSRFFKNTFTDMEYILTECASNETRFEVECYDIGHLYTLAHLADRGVIKAPFFVQSVFGILGGIGTHPEDVSHMKRTADRLFGDDYRWSVLGAGSHQLRIAAMAASMGGNVRVGLEDSLWAGPGKLAESSAVQVRMVRQILEGQGLEIATPDEAREMLKLKGGDRVNF; encoded by the coding sequence ATGCCTACCAACAAGAAAAAAGTCATTATTACCTGTGCGGTGACAGGGTCGATACACACCCCGTCTATGTCGCCGCACCTGCCTATTACCGGTTCCGAGATCGCCACTGCTGCTATTGAGGCGGCAGAGGCCGGCGCCGCGATCGTACACCTGCATGCACGGAACAATGAAACCGGCGAGCCTGATCAATCGATTGAAGCTTATGAGCCATTTCTGGGAGTCATCAAACAGGCGACTGACGCGGTCCTGAATCTGACCACTGGCGGGGCTATGACCATGACCGTGGAGGAACGAGCTAAACCTGCGATCAAGTTTAAGCCGGAGGTCGCATCGTTGAATATGGGAACCATGAATTTTGGCTTGTTCCCGATGCTTGATCGCTACAAGGATTTCAAGCACCAGTGGGAAATCGACTATCTAGAAGGATCGCGCTCTCGGTTCTTCAAAAACACCTTCACTGATATGGAGTATATCCTCACCGAATGTGCAAGCAACGAAACACGTTTTGAGGTTGAATGTTATGACATTGGCCATTTGTATACGTTAGCCCATCTTGCCGATCGCGGTGTTATCAAGGCACCTTTCTTCGTGCAGTCTGTTTTCGGTATTCTTGGAGGAATCGGCACTCATCCCGAAGATGTTTCGCACATGAAGCGCACGGCAGACCGGCTGTTCGGTGACGATTACCGTTGGTCGGTACTGGGGGCAGGCAGCCATCAGTTGCGGATCGCGGCTATGGCGGCGTCTATGGGTGGAAACGTGCGAGTCGGTCTCGAGGATTCCCTTTGGGCAGGTCCTGGCAAATTGGCTGAGAGCAGTGCGGTTCAGGTACGTATGGTTCGCCAAATCCTTGAAGGGCAGGGGCTTGAAATTGCAACGCCAGATGAAGCTAGGGAAATGTTGAAGCTAAAAGGCGGCGATAGGGTTAATTTTTAG
- a CDS encoding HNH endonuclease: MDFSDIEDKKHWMVYQTPHYDIPLQDIDTLRVVTTKQGKRSPREGDIVWLWGKVGSVPSKGFHVRSCFIAGNNSGGTINAQNDVGVLFQKMPLLDKQNWFQLLKAMQPWAHGPILLNLRHENVNKARNYSEIQEGLVALLQSHPDFSTSDSSEKEVIEDQQEISNDPDLSQTEKEQLISARVGQGAFRKDVLSIWNGCCAATLSSEQTMITASHIVPWRRCKSNGQRLDPANGIPLCASLDRLFDQGRITFKRSGTGQDFYLLASSQLEDTMKTLEKAGLTGGKSPQDHGIRFPKKGAELERFAEHLAIHAVETFKP, encoded by the coding sequence ATGGATTTTTCAGATATCGAAGATAAGAAGCACTGGATGGTTTATCAGACACCCCACTACGACATTCCTCTGCAAGACATCGATACACTCAGGGTGGTGACCACGAAGCAGGGCAAGAGAAGTCCGAGAGAAGGCGATATTGTTTGGCTGTGGGGCAAGGTTGGCTCGGTGCCAAGCAAGGGTTTCCACGTTCGATCATGCTTCATCGCCGGTAACAATTCAGGCGGTACCATTAACGCTCAAAATGACGTTGGTGTTCTATTCCAAAAAATGCCGCTGTTGGACAAACAAAATTGGTTCCAGCTACTTAAGGCGATGCAGCCGTGGGCACACGGCCCTATCCTTCTTAATTTGCGGCATGAAAATGTTAACAAAGCGAGGAACTATTCTGAAATTCAGGAAGGCTTGGTGGCACTGCTGCAGAGCCATCCTGACTTCAGCACATCGGACTCGTCCGAAAAGGAGGTAATTGAGGACCAACAAGAGATTAGCAACGACCCGGATCTCAGTCAGACGGAAAAAGAGCAATTGATCAGTGCACGGGTCGGACAAGGCGCTTTCCGAAAGGATGTGCTTTCTATCTGGAATGGCTGTTGCGCAGCGACACTCTCTTCAGAGCAGACGATGATCACTGCATCGCACATCGTTCCATGGCGCCGCTGTAAGTCGAACGGACAACGGCTTGATCCAGCTAACGGAATACCGCTTTGCGCGAGTCTGGACAGACTGTTCGACCAAGGCCGGATCACATTCAAGCGTTCCGGCACCGGTCAGGATTTCTACTTGCTCGCATCCTCTCAACTTGAAGATACGATGAAAACGCTGGAAAAAGCAGGGTTGACTGGAGGCAAGAGCCCTCAAGATCATGGAATACGCTTCCCTAAGAAAGGTGCTGAACTGGAGAGGTTTGCGGAACATTTGGCTATTCACGCCGTCGAGACATTCAAACCCTAG
- a CDS encoding methyltransferase domain-containing protein yields MTDPFQDVDSTDSEFVAIVVAALESRAAEDHMIPIVEQYLDRLNWLDGATHIEVGAGTGPIARRMAARANSGRIIAIDPSEKLIVSARELADDLSNIEFEVGDGSALRFAAGSIDSVVMHTVLSHVPEPKILLIEAMRVLKAGGKLVICDADFEKSFLGNFEGDPLNACAKYFVQNFVTQPYLISNIRRIATSVGFKIDEFRVDSRTITDTDGGLGWIKMGTKQMVERGLIGEELADALASEYIRRKEDGVLYGHQPFGTLVATKPE; encoded by the coding sequence ATGACCGATCCATTCCAGGACGTCGATTCTACAGATTCCGAATTCGTGGCCATTGTTGTCGCAGCTTTGGAGAGCCGTGCGGCAGAGGATCATATGATCCCTATAGTTGAGCAGTACCTTGATCGCTTGAATTGGCTTGACGGTGCAACTCACATCGAAGTCGGTGCCGGTACTGGTCCGATCGCACGCCGCATGGCGGCGAGGGCCAATAGCGGGAGGATCATAGCTATCGACCCTTCAGAGAAGCTGATAGTGAGTGCACGGGAACTGGCTGACGACTTGTCCAATATAGAATTCGAAGTAGGTGATGGATCAGCGCTGCGATTCGCGGCGGGTTCGATTGACAGTGTCGTAATGCACACGGTTCTGAGCCATGTTCCCGAGCCGAAAATCCTGCTGATCGAAGCGATGCGCGTCCTGAAGGCAGGCGGTAAGTTAGTTATCTGCGATGCTGACTTCGAAAAATCCTTCCTGGGTAATTTTGAGGGTGATCCTCTAAATGCTTGCGCAAAGTACTTTGTACAGAACTTCGTCACCCAACCCTATTTGATATCAAATATACGGAGAATAGCTACTTCAGTTGGCTTCAAGATTGATGAGTTTCGAGTCGACAGTCGCACTATAACCGATACAGATGGTGGGTTGGGATGGATAAAGATGGGTACCAAACAGATGGTGGAGCGTGGACTCATAGGCGAGGAGCTTGCGGATGCGCTCGCAAGTGAATATATTCGTCGCAAAGAAGATGGAGTCCTGTACGGACATCAACCTTTTGGAACACTGGTCGCGACGAAACCTGAATGA
- the istA gene encoding IS21 family transposase, translated as MTIHAELHSQILRLHFVEHWGVNTIARQLHIHHSVVERVLSQVGVPQSERTESRSIRDPYNDFIVATLDKFPDLTATRLYVMACNRGYNGCSSHFRARVAELRPRKNPEAFQRLKTFPGEQMQCDWGSFGHLQIGRAKRPLMAFVMVLSWSRMIFVRFYLNARMESFLRGHVAAFEHLGVARVVLYDNLKSAVIQRHGDAITFNPELLKLSAHYRFEPRPCAPYRGNEKGRVERGVRFIRENFFAARDFRDLDDLNRQADQWCTEHSTQRPCQADTSITVGEAFEKEKEHLIALPDNPYPADDRVSVSIGKTPYARYDLNDYSLPHTHVRRVLTVLASMGTVRITDGAKVIASHVRSYGKGEQIEDPAHLQALVNYKRRGRAHRGQDRLSQSAPSSTALLTQGAKRGYRPSQVVAQLLNLLDSYGAQELEHAIAEALRQQVPHPNAVRIVLERRRDEHNRPPPLIVPLPANARANHIVVRPGSLDCYDQLSDNDNDNDNDNSVPGETDDDSIK; from the coding sequence ATGACGATTCATGCTGAGTTGCATAGCCAGATTCTACGGCTTCACTTTGTCGAGCACTGGGGTGTCAATACCATCGCCCGCCAGCTGCATATTCATCACAGCGTGGTTGAACGTGTACTGAGCCAGGTTGGTGTGCCACAATCTGAGCGAACCGAGTCACGATCGATACGCGATCCCTACAACGACTTCATCGTAGCCACGCTGGACAAGTTCCCCGATCTGACCGCTACTCGCCTATATGTGATGGCATGTAATCGCGGGTATAACGGGTGTTCCAGTCACTTTCGTGCTCGCGTGGCGGAGCTGCGTCCCCGGAAAAATCCGGAGGCCTTCCAGCGTCTCAAGACTTTTCCAGGAGAACAAATGCAATGTGACTGGGGCTCATTCGGTCATCTGCAAATCGGCCGGGCCAAGCGTCCGTTGATGGCCTTTGTGATGGTGCTTTCCTGGAGCCGCATGATCTTCGTACGCTTCTATCTTAACGCACGCATGGAGAGTTTTCTGCGGGGACATGTTGCTGCCTTCGAGCATCTCGGCGTTGCTCGAGTTGTATTGTACGACAACCTGAAATCGGCTGTCATTCAACGCCACGGTGATGCGATCACATTCAATCCCGAACTGCTAAAACTCTCGGCACACTATCGTTTCGAACCGCGCCCCTGCGCACCGTACAGGGGGAATGAGAAGGGCCGAGTTGAAAGAGGAGTTCGTTTTATACGCGAGAATTTCTTTGCGGCCCGTGACTTCCGTGATCTGGATGATCTGAATAGACAGGCCGACCAATGGTGCACTGAGCACAGTACCCAACGCCCTTGCCAGGCGGATACATCAATCACGGTCGGTGAAGCGTTTGAAAAGGAGAAGGAGCACCTGATTGCATTACCGGACAATCCGTATCCAGCCGATGATCGGGTCAGTGTGTCCATCGGAAAAACACCGTACGCACGCTACGATCTCAACGATTATAGCTTGCCACACACTCATGTGCGTCGCGTGCTGACAGTACTTGCCTCGATGGGCACGGTGCGAATCACTGATGGTGCCAAGGTGATTGCCAGCCATGTTCGCAGTTATGGTAAAGGCGAACAGATTGAAGATCCTGCGCATCTGCAGGCACTCGTTAACTACAAGCGTCGGGGGCGTGCACACCGCGGCCAGGATCGGCTTTCGCAGTCTGCACCGAGCAGTACTGCACTACTGACACAAGGCGCCAAGCGTGGCTACCGGCCTAGCCAGGTGGTTGCCCAGCTACTGAACCTGCTGGACAGCTACGGGGCACAGGAGCTTGAACACGCCATTGCAGAGGCATTGAGACAACAGGTTCCACATCCCAATGCTGTGCGCATTGTGCTTGAACGACGGCGTGATGAGCACAACCGTCCACCACCACTGATCGTACCCTTGCCAGCTAACGCACGCGCTAATCACATTGTCGTGCGCCCGGGCTCATTGGATTGCTATGACCAGTTGAGCGACAACGACAACGACAACGACAACGACAATAGCGTGCCGGGAGAGACAGATGACGACTCCATTAAATAG
- a CDS encoding carboxymuconolactone decarboxylase family protein, with translation MKYIASRLFLIYVFSVGVVLADGPPKFFTDSLPEHAMAKILESYGALQGEGSSLDPKTRELIALAVAAQIPCPYCVYAHRNNAIKLGATESELREAAATAGYVRMLSTIFQAAEIDLDEFKSEHDELREASK, from the coding sequence GTGAAATATATTGCATCTAGATTGTTTTTGATCTATGTATTTTCTGTCGGTGTTGTTCTAGCTGATGGTCCACCCAAGTTTTTTACAGATTCGCTGCCAGAACATGCCATGGCAAAAATACTGGAAAGTTATGGCGCACTTCAGGGTGAAGGTTCTTCGCTAGATCCAAAAACAAGAGAACTGATTGCACTTGCAGTAGCTGCACAAATCCCCTGTCCCTATTGTGTATATGCACACAGAAATAATGCAATAAAGCTGGGTGCGACCGAATCCGAGTTAAGAGAAGCAGCCGCAACAGCAGGGTATGTTCGGATGTTGAGTACTATTTTCCAAGCTGCTGAAATCGATCTCGATGAGTTCAAGTCAGAGCATGACGAATTACGAGAGGCGTCCAAATAA
- a CDS encoding PDDEXK nuclease domain-containing protein — MISRPLKTEPFNHENLGQLNTYLNWFAENERSEGDNLPIGLLLCTGKNEALVRYATAGMDNQLFVSRYQVALPDKEQIASFIATQLRNVTK, encoded by the coding sequence ATTATTTCACGACCCCTAAAAACAGAGCCCTTCAATCATGAAAACCTCGGGCAGCTCAATACCTATCTGAACTGGTTTGCCGAGAACGAACGCAGTGAAGGCGATAATTTGCCTATCGGCCTTTTACTGTGCACCGGCAAAAATGAAGCGCTTGTCCGGTATGCAACCGCCGGGATGGATAATCAGTTGTTTGTTTCGCGTTATCAGGTGGCATTGCCTGATAAAGAACAGATAGCTTCATTCATTGCAACACAGCTGAGGAATGTGACGAAATAA
- a CDS encoding DUF6489 family protein: MKISIDIDCTPEEARQFLGLPDIKPMQDAWLAEMKKKMLADMENFTPATLVESWMATGTANNTDWLTKAFESMTQAAAPPTRKK; this comes from the coding sequence ATGAAAATCAGCATTGACATCGACTGTACACCCGAAGAAGCACGTCAGTTTCTCGGCCTGCCAGACATCAAGCCCATGCAGGATGCATGGCTGGCAGAAATGAAAAAGAAAATGCTGGCGGATATGGAAAACTTTACACCAGCGACTCTTGTAGAAAGCTGGATGGCAACCGGCACAGCCAATAATACTGACTGGCTTACAAAAGCCTTCGAATCGATGACACAGGCTGCTGCTCCCCCGACGCGTAAAAAGTGA
- a CDS encoding tyrosine-type recombinase/integrase, protein MAKNGQAKVLSNDELSAVLDEIEHHRYPAKNALIIQISFKLGLRAQEMALLRIREVAALSDEFARGYKIKDVLVLPKSFTKGARAMAAVGNKTNERTSVRFTVAEFDRLVAQIAKDARRRETLTAADYYPPMKKPGGLTRELPLADSALLEAISRYLDERMALKKPLRPNDPLLLSQKGGFYSPNTLQDHMATMLREWSGIDRASSHSGRRTLATNLLHDQGEHLETVQKVLGHKSAATTTIYQDVTEQEVRQVLKKAGESYDL, encoded by the coding sequence ATGGCCAAAAACGGTCAAGCCAAGGTGCTGTCCAATGACGAACTCAGCGCCGTACTCGATGAGATCGAACATCATCGTTACCCTGCCAAGAATGCCCTGATCATCCAGATCAGCTTCAAGCTTGGGCTTCGTGCCCAGGAGATGGCCTTGTTGCGTATTCGTGAAGTCGCTGCCTTAAGCGATGAGTTCGCGCGAGGTTACAAGATCAAGGACGTTTTGGTACTGCCGAAAAGCTTCACCAAAGGCGCTCGTGCGATGGCTGCCGTCGGCAACAAAACCAATGAACGTACCAGCGTGCGGTTTACCGTGGCTGAATTTGATCGGCTAGTCGCGCAGATCGCCAAAGATGCCAGGCGACGCGAAACGCTCACTGCCGCTGACTACTATCCGCCCATGAAGAAGCCCGGTGGCCTGACACGAGAGCTGCCACTGGCGGACTCTGCTCTGCTGGAGGCAATCTCACGGTACTTGGACGAGCGCATGGCGCTGAAGAAGCCCCTGAGACCCAATGATCCGCTGTTACTGTCCCAGAAAGGTGGTTTCTACAGCCCGAATACGCTGCAGGATCATATGGCCACGATGCTGCGTGAGTGGTCCGGTATCGACCGTGCCAGTAGTCATTCCGGGCGTCGCACATTGGCTACCAACTTACTCCACGATCAGGGTGAGCATCTCGAAACCGTTCAAAAAGTACTTGGGCACAAATCAGCCGCAACCACCACCATCTATCAGGATGTCACTGAACAGGAAGTGCGCCAAGTACTTAAGAAAGCCGGTGAAAGCTATGATCTCTAG